One Nocardioides oleivorans DNA segment encodes these proteins:
- a CDS encoding CPBP family intramembrane glutamic endopeptidase, with protein sequence MSSPLAPDFRPRYHELHRVGRPGWWRSLIGAVTLLLLVFVVVPAVAGLVAFAVLTATGSTVDEATRILDVTSGVTPAGLASLNIILGLAIPTSWLVIWLMHRLKPRWLSSVRPRIRWRFLLACLPISVVALLASLLVAMVVPSADVAGTSTAGSLNDFTTTTRDFLLVIALLTPFQAAGEEYLFRGYLTQAFGSMFANRRVSLVLAVLVPSLLFALAHGLGQSVPVFFDRFAFGVVAGILVIRTGGLEAAIAMHVLNNFVAYGLALSFGDMTEALNASGPSSWWMIASTLAQSLVYLGLASWLAKAMHLVDSGPPVGGVLPPPPGHPELVGQPPRV encoded by the coding sequence GTGTCCAGCCCGCTCGCGCCCGACTTCCGGCCCCGCTACCACGAGCTGCACCGCGTGGGGCGTCCCGGCTGGTGGCGCTCGCTCATCGGCGCGGTGACCCTGCTCCTGCTGGTCTTCGTCGTGGTCCCGGCCGTCGCCGGCCTCGTCGCCTTCGCCGTGCTGACGGCCACCGGCAGCACGGTCGACGAGGCGACGAGGATCCTCGACGTCACGAGCGGGGTGACGCCCGCCGGGCTCGCCTCGCTCAACATCATCCTGGGCCTGGCCATCCCGACGAGCTGGCTGGTCATCTGGCTCATGCACCGCCTCAAGCCGCGCTGGCTGTCGTCGGTCAGGCCCCGGATCCGTTGGCGCTTCCTGCTCGCCTGCCTGCCGATCTCGGTGGTCGCGCTCCTCGCGAGCCTGCTCGTGGCGATGGTGGTCCCGAGCGCCGACGTCGCCGGCACCAGCACCGCCGGCTCGCTCAACGACTTCACCACCACCACGCGCGACTTCCTGCTCGTGATCGCGCTGCTGACGCCGTTCCAGGCCGCGGGCGAGGAGTACCTCTTCCGCGGCTACCTCACCCAGGCCTTCGGCTCGATGTTCGCCAACCGGCGGGTCTCGCTCGTGCTCGCGGTGCTCGTGCCGTCCCTGCTCTTCGCGCTCGCCCACGGCCTCGGCCAGAGCGTCCCGGTCTTCTTCGACCGGTTCGCGTTCGGCGTGGTCGCCGGCATCCTCGTGATCCGCACGGGAGGGCTGGAGGCTGCGATCGCGATGCACGTGCTGAACAACTTCGTGGCCTACGGCCTCGCGCTGTCGTTCGGGGACATGACGGAGGCGCTCAACGCGAGCGGACCGTCGAGCTGGTGGATGATCGCCTCCACGCTGGCGCAGTCGCTGGTCTACCTGGGCCTGGCCAGCTGGCTCGCGAAGGCGATGCACCTCGTCGACTCGGGCCCGCCGGTCGGGGGAGTGCTGCCGCCGCCGCCGGGGCAC